The stretch of DNA CGGCGTCCCCGGCGGGAGGAGCGAGGACAGCTGAAGCAGGGTGGGTCCGATGCCCTTGGGGTACTGTTCGGTGACGAGCAGCGGCAGGTTCAGCACCCTCACGGCGGTCAGCAGGCGCACAGCGTTCTGCAGCACAACGTCCCTCCCGGAGATGAGCGGCATCAGGTGTTCCTGGATATCGACCATCAGCAGGGCCGAGTTCTTCGCTTCCATCGGTACGAACATCGAAACACAATCTCCTTCTTCCGTCGTGAATGACTTTTTCATGCTCGGGGATCTGCGCGGGGCTCCGTTTCCCCCGCGCAATTCGGGATCCTTCAACTTTCCGGCGTTTTCATTATACAATAAGGGAAATTCCGGCGCTCGAGGCCGGACGAGGGGCCACCGGGCCCCGCTCAGGGTCATACAGAAAGGTGTAAGTGGAAAGGTGAAACGTGAAAGCCTGCGCGGCTGCAAGCGCATCGTCGTCAAGGTGGGGACCAGCTCCATCACCTACCCCACGGGAAAGATCAACCTGGAGAAGATGGAGCTGCTGGTCCGGGAGCTCTCCGACCTGCACAACTCGGGACGCGAGCTGATCCTCGTCAGTTCGGGGGCCGTGGGGGCCGGGGCCGGAAAGCTGGGGCGGACCCCATCCAGCCTTCCGGAGAAGCAGGCCCTGGCCGCCGTGGGGCAGGGCCTGCTGATGCAGATGTACGAGAAGTTCTTCTCGGAGTACTCCAAGAGCGCGGCCCAGATCCTGCTGACCCGCGACTGCTTCGCGGACCCGAGCCGGTACCTGAACTTCCGCAACACGGTCTTCGCGCTGCTGGACTACGGCGTCATCCCCATCGTCAACGAGAACGACACCGTCGCGGTGGACGAGCTGAAGTTCGGGGACAACGACCGCCTCTCGGCGATGGTCGCCTGCAACGCCGAGGCCGACCTGCTGATCATCCTGTCGGACATCGACGGCCTCTACGACGCCGACCCCCGCAGGAACCCCGACGCGCGCCTGATCCCCGAGGTCGCCGCCGTCACGGAGGCGATGGAGGCCAACTCGACGACGAAGGGCAGCTCGATGTCCAGCGGAGGGATGGCCACCAAGCTGGCCGCGGCGCGAATAGCGATGTCCAACGGGATCCCGATGGTGATCGCCTCCAGCGACGAGCGCAGCGCGGTTCGGCGCATCGCCGGGGGCGAGCCGATCGGGACCTTCTTCGTCCCCGGACGGGAGGGGTACGCCGCGCGCAGGCAGTGGCTGGCCGTCGGCAGCACCCCCAGGGGAATCCTGTGGGTGGACCCGGGGGCCGAGCGCGCCCTGCTCCACCAGGGCAAGAGCCTCCTGCCCTCGGGCATACGGAGCGTCGAGGGGGATTTCCATCCGGGGGACGTGGTGTCGATCCGCAATGAATCGGGCCTGGAGATCGCCAGGGGAATCAGCAACTACGCCGCCGGGGACGCGCTCAGGATCCTGGGCCGGCACTCGGGCGAGATCGCCGCGGTCCTGGGCGTCTGCGATTACGAGGAAGTGGTGCACCGCAACAACCTCGCTCTGGTTTAGCGTGCATGAAAGGACTGGAATGCATGAGCATACGGCAGGAATTGGCAAGGATGGGGGAGAGGGCGCGGGCCGCGGCGCGGGTCCTCTCCACGGCGAGGACGGAGGACAAGAACGGGGCGCTCCGCACCATGGCGACGGCGATTCGGGAGGATTCCGCGGCGATCCTCGGGGAGAACGCGAAGGACCTCAAGGACGGACACGCGGCTGGGCTCTCCGCGGCCACCCTGGACCGTCTCGCGCTCGATGAGGCGCGCATCGAGGGCATGGCCTCCGGCCTGGAGGAAATAGCCGCGCTCCGGGACCCCATCGGCGAGATGACGGGAATGTGGACCGTGGAGCAGGGCCTCAGGATCGGCCGGGTCCGAGTCCCCCTGGGCGTGGTGGGCATCATCTACGAGGCCCGTCCCAACGTGACCGCCGACGCGGTGGGGCTCTGCCTCAAGTCGGGCAACGCCGTCATCCTGAGGGGCGGCCGGGAGGCTCTGCGCTCCAACGTCGCCATCGCCCGGAGCCTTCGGTCCGCCGCCGCGGACGCGAAAATGCCGGAGGGAACGGTCCAGCTCGTCTCCGACCCCGGACACGAGGCCTCCCTTGCCCTGATGCAGCTCCAGGCCCTGGACGTCCTGATCCCCCGCGGGGGCAGGGCCCTGAAGAAGGCGGTGACGGAGAACGCCCGGGTCCCCTACATCATGACGGGGGACGGCAACTGCCACACGTTCGTCGACGCCTCGGCCGACGCCGGCATGGCCCTGTCCATCGCGATCAACGCCAAGACACAGCGCAGCGCGGTCTGCAACGCCATGGAGACCCTGCTGATCCACCGGGACATCGCGAAGGAGTTCGTCCCCGCGGTCATGGAGGCCCTGGCGGCGCGCGGGGTGGAGCTTCGCGGGGACGAGGCCGTGCGGGCCCTCTATCCTCAGGCGAAGCCCGCCTCGGAGGAGGACTGGGCGACCGAGTACCACGACATGATCCTGGCCGTCCGCATTGTGGATGGAATCGAGGAGGCGATGGAGCACATCCACCGCTACGGGACGAGGCACAGCGAGGCCATCGTGACGGAGAGCTACGCGAACGCCCAGCGCTTCCTGTCGGGTGTCGACGCGGCGGCCGTCTACGTCAACGCCTCGACGCGCTTCACCGACGGGGGCGTGTTCGGCTTCGGATCCGAGATGGGCATCAGCACGCAGAAGCTGCACGCGCGCGGCCCCATGGGCGTCGAACAGCTCACGTCCACCAAGTTCGTCATCTACGGCTCCGGCCAAATTCGGGGGACCAACCCCGACCCAATCCGCCAGGCCGGAACGTATCATTAGGGAAGCGCCGATTTAATCGTGGCAGGGCTTCGTGCCTTGAAATGTCGTATCCGGAAAGGGTCGGTGTCCACATGGAGAACTCCAGCGCTCGAGGTTCGGCGAAAGGCCAGGCGGCAGACCCCGTCGTCAGGGAGGTGAAGGACCGCGGGCATCTCAGGCTGTACCTGCTTGTCGAGGGGCTTGCCATCGGCGTCCTCGTCGGCCTGGTCATCACGGCCTATCGGCTGGGCATATCCATGACGGGAAGGCTGCTCCGGGGGCTCCTCTCCAGTGCGGGGCAAAGCGCCGGCAGCCTGGCCGCCTACATCGGGCTGATGGCCGCCTTCGGGGTCCTGGCGGGGCTCTGCTACAAGCTCGCCCCGCTCATATCGGGAAGCGGCATTCCCCAGGTCTCGGCCCAGCTGGCCGGACGGCTTAGGATCCGGTGGCAGAACGTCCTGCCCTTCAAGTTCCTGGGCGGGCTCCTGACCCTGGGGGGCGGCCTGACCCTGGGGCGGGAGGGCCCCTCGGTGCAGATCGGTGCGGCCGTGGGGCAGGGCTTCGCGGAGCTGGGCCGCAGGCCCTTCACCGAGCGCAAGTTCCTGGTGTCGAGCGGCGCCGCGGCCGGACTGGCCGCAGCCTTCAACGCACCCATCGCCGGGGTCGTCTTCGCCCTGGAGGAGCTGCACCGCAACTTCTCGCCCGTCGTCCTGGTCAGCGCGACGGCCGCGGCCTTCGCGGCCGTGTTCACAGCGGGCA from uncultured Fretibacterium sp. encodes:
- the proB gene encoding glutamate 5-kinase — translated: MKRESLRGCKRIVVKVGTSSITYPTGKINLEKMELLVRELSDLHNSGRELILVSSGAVGAGAGKLGRTPSSLPEKQALAAVGQGLLMQMYEKFFSEYSKSAAQILLTRDCFADPSRYLNFRNTVFALLDYGVIPIVNENDTVAVDELKFGDNDRLSAMVACNAEADLLIILSDIDGLYDADPRRNPDARLIPEVAAVTEAMEANSTTKGSSMSSGGMATKLAAARIAMSNGIPMVIASSDERSAVRRIAGGEPIGTFFVPGREGYAARRQWLAVGSTPRGILWVDPGAERALLHQGKSLLPSGIRSVEGDFHPGDVVSIRNESGLEIARGISNYAAGDALRILGRHSGEIAAVLGVCDYEEVVHRNNLALV
- a CDS encoding glutamate-5-semialdehyde dehydrogenase translates to MSIRQELARMGERARAAARVLSTARTEDKNGALRTMATAIREDSAAILGENAKDLKDGHAAGLSAATLDRLALDEARIEGMASGLEEIAALRDPIGEMTGMWTVEQGLRIGRVRVPLGVVGIIYEARPNVTADAVGLCLKSGNAVILRGGREALRSNVAIARSLRSAAADAKMPEGTVQLVSDPGHEASLALMQLQALDVLIPRGGRALKKAVTENARVPYIMTGDGNCHTFVDASADAGMALSIAINAKTQRSAVCNAMETLLIHRDIAKEFVPAVMEALAARGVELRGDEAVRALYPQAKPASEEDWATEYHDMILAVRIVDGIEEAMEHIHRYGTRHSEAIVTESYANAQRFLSGVDAAAVYVNASTRFTDGGVFGFGSEMGISTQKLHARGPMGVEQLTSTKFVIYGSGQIRGTNPDPIRQAGTYH